From a single Sphingobium lignivorans genomic region:
- a CDS encoding ABC transporter substrate-binding protein: protein MRLGGLALLLALAGCGVAQRGPVPPADHAGAPPRVMSLNPCIDAILLAVADPGQILSISHYSHDPRATSAPLDVARRFPANGGTAEEVIAAGPDLVLLGSHVAPATQRAIADAGVRVETVGVPATIEESRAQVLQVARAIGHEARGRRLLDRIDTALAAARPAPGRSPVPALIRLGGGLVPGQGTLADELLARTGFRNMSHDYGLAMWDMLPLEPLIARPPHLLLTDGAGPGTREAMLARVPGLRVADFPSRLLQCAGPNLIEAAGTLATIRRGATGA from the coding sequence ATGCGACTGGGAGGGCTGGCACTGCTGCTGGCGCTCGCCGGTTGCGGGGTGGCACAGCGCGGGCCGGTGCCGCCCGCCGATCATGCAGGGGCGCCGCCGCGCGTCATGTCCCTCAATCCCTGCATCGACGCCATTCTCCTGGCCGTGGCCGACCCCGGTCAGATCCTCTCGATCAGCCACTATAGCCATGATCCTCGTGCGACCTCGGCTCCGTTGGATGTGGCCCGGCGCTTCCCGGCCAATGGCGGCACGGCGGAGGAAGTGATCGCCGCTGGCCCCGATCTCGTTCTGCTCGGCTCCCATGTCGCGCCGGCGACGCAGCGGGCCATCGCCGACGCAGGTGTGCGCGTGGAAACCGTGGGCGTGCCCGCGACCATCGAGGAGAGCCGGGCGCAGGTGCTGCAGGTGGCGCGGGCGATCGGGCATGAGGCACGTGGCAGGCGCCTGCTCGACCGGATCGACACGGCATTGGCGGCAGCGCGGCCGGCACCGGGTCGCTCGCCGGTGCCTGCCCTCATCCGGCTGGGCGGCGGACTGGTGCCGGGGCAGGGAACGCTGGCGGACGAATTGCTCGCACGGACTGGTTTCCGCAACATGAGCCATGATTATGGCCTTGCGATGTGGGACATGCTGCCACTGGAACCATTGATCGCCCGGCCGCCGCATCTGCTGCTCACGGATGGGGCCGGTCCGGGCACCCGCGAAGCGATGCTCGCGCGGGTTCCGGGCCTGCGAGTGGCCGATTTTCCGTCCCGCCTGCTGCAATGCGCTGGCCCCAATCTCATCGAAGCGGCCGGGACGCTCGCGACGATCCGGCGCGGGGCGACAGGCGCATGA
- a CDS encoding TonB-dependent receptor plug domain-containing protein, translating to MAQAMQETIIVTATGAPQDRDESGQAISIIDSATIDRSQSWSVGDLLARLPSVRVNSNGSLGAVTGISLRGAETGQTLVLIDGVPVNDPGSTADAVDFGNLLVGNIRRIEVMRGSNAVPYGSEAIGGVIDISTRDPDVPEGLSLRGSAEGGYAETMRGTADLGWRAGELRVDAGIAGLRTDGISSAATRFGASERDGLENWTAHARIEAPLGAGLSLDLRGYAIDATLDYDSFFGAPADSADTSKFRQATGYAGLNASSFGGVLRSRLSVTYLGNRRDYRYAPDGPVEFGYRGENWRIDYRGQMAAAPGVDLTFGYTHDAPNYRFFGFGSDERHEANTDSVHGMLILKPTSRFSLTGGVRHDSHSAFGGVTTFGANANLGLADERTRIRFAYGEGFRTPSLYQLYDTFSGTSDLAPERSESYDLGLDRRIADGRGRVSLTLFTRTTRNQIDFDMATYRYANLARTRAQGVELEVSVSPVDSLDLALAYSFVDTRDRSPGSLNYDRHLARRPVHGISASVDQRWWFGLATGVSLRMASDAVDPVAPAGTLDGYVLVDLRASLPISEHIELYGRLENAFDTDYETAYGYATYGRAAYGGVRVRI from the coding sequence ATGGCACAGGCGATGCAGGAGACGATCATCGTCACCGCCACCGGTGCCCCGCAGGACCGGGACGAGAGCGGGCAGGCGATCAGCATCATCGACAGCGCGACGATCGATCGCAGCCAGTCCTGGAGCGTGGGGGATCTGCTCGCCCGGCTCCCTTCAGTGCGGGTGAACAGCAATGGCAGCCTGGGCGCGGTGACGGGGATTTCCCTGCGTGGCGCGGAAACCGGGCAGACGCTGGTGCTCATCGACGGCGTGCCGGTCAATGATCCGGGCAGCACGGCCGATGCGGTGGACTTCGGCAATCTGCTCGTGGGGAACATCCGGCGGATCGAAGTGATGCGCGGCTCCAATGCCGTTCCTTATGGTTCGGAAGCGATCGGCGGGGTGATCGACATCTCGACGCGCGATCCGGACGTGCCCGAGGGCTTGTCCCTGCGCGGGTCGGCTGAAGGCGGCTATGCCGAGACGATGCGCGGGACGGCCGATCTGGGTTGGCGGGCGGGAGAGCTGCGGGTGGATGCAGGCATTGCGGGCTTGCGCACCGACGGCATTTCCAGCGCCGCCACGCGCTTCGGCGCCAGCGAGCGCGACGGGCTGGAGAACTGGACGGCGCATGCGCGCATCGAGGCACCGCTGGGGGCCGGCCTCAGCCTCGATCTGCGGGGCTATGCCATCGACGCGACGCTCGATTATGACAGCTTCTTCGGAGCGCCGGCGGACAGTGCCGATACCAGCAAGTTCCGTCAGGCGACGGGCTATGCCGGCCTCAATGCCAGCAGTTTCGGCGGCGTGCTGCGCAGCCGCCTGTCGGTGACCTATCTCGGCAATCGCCGCGACTATCGCTACGCGCCCGACGGGCCTGTCGAATTCGGCTATCGTGGAGAAAACTGGCGGATCGACTATCGCGGCCAGATGGCAGCCGCGCCCGGCGTGGACCTGACGTTCGGCTACACGCACGATGCGCCGAATTACCGCTTCTTCGGTTTCGGTTCGGACGAACGGCACGAAGCGAATACGGACAGCGTGCATGGCATGCTGATCCTCAAGCCGACCAGCCGGTTTTCGCTCACCGGCGGCGTGCGCCATGATTCGCACAGCGCCTTCGGTGGCGTCACGACTTTCGGCGCCAATGCCAATCTCGGGCTGGCGGACGAGCGGACGCGCATCCGCTTCGCTTATGGCGAGGGCTTCCGCACGCCCTCGCTCTATCAGCTTTACGACACGTTCAGCGGCACCAGCGACCTCGCGCCAGAGCGGTCCGAGAGCTACGACCTCGGGCTGGACCGGCGCATCGCGGACGGACGGGGCCGTGTCTCGCTGACCCTGTTCACGCGCACGACCCGCAACCAGATCGATTTCGACATGGCGACCTATCGGTACGCCAATCTGGCCCGCACCAGGGCGCAGGGCGTGGAGCTGGAAGTCTCGGTGAGCCCGGTCGACAGTCTCGACCTCGCGCTGGCCTACAGCTTTGTCGATACACGGGATCGTTCGCCGGGCTCGCTGAACTACGACCGGCATCTCGCCCGGCGGCCGGTGCATGGCATCAGTGCGTCAGTGGACCAGCGCTGGTGGTTCGGCCTCGCCACCGGCGTCTCGTTGCGCATGGCCAGCGATGCGGTCGATCCGGTGGCGCCGGCCGGCACGCTCGATGGCTATGTGCTTGTCGATCTGCGGGCAAGCCTGCCGATCAGCGAGCATATCGAGCTTTACGGGCGGCTGGAGAATGCCTTCGATACCGATTACGAAACGGCCTATGGCTACGCGACATATGGCCGCGCCGCCTATGGCGGCGTCCGGGTGAGGATCTGA
- a CDS encoding DUF418 domain-containing protein produces MADESFRIGGLDFLRGCAVMGILFPNIVLFGLPSAALFNPFTVGTTGTGDLAAWLFNFLLVDGKMRAIFAMLLGASTLLVMESAEMSGRDGMRAHRLRMLWLLPIGLAHHLLLWSGDILLMLALCGLIATLFVRLETLGLIKLSLGLLVLQTIIDLSVTLPGFGVRAAAAAPGASAAAVARWQGYADQLGIGESGAVAREIIRYRSGYGEIFGERFASFASDMLGQLVYFLPEMLAFTALGMAMLKGGFLAGQWAVSHYQATWRRALLVGLVPMGGLAIWVLVSHDPLAAQSAAFGWSIPLRLPIAVGLAALAMGIAAARSQSLPVRLIESVGRLALSNYLLTSLAMTTLFYGYGAGLFGRLDRAGLMLVAVAMMAVMIAWSTLWRRQFGQGPAERLWRWAARRSG; encoded by the coding sequence ATGGCAGACGAGAGCTTTCGCATCGGTGGGCTGGATTTCCTGCGCGGTTGCGCGGTGATGGGGATCCTGTTTCCCAATATCGTCCTTTTCGGATTGCCGTCTGCGGCGCTGTTCAATCCCTTCACGGTGGGGACGACCGGGACGGGCGATCTGGCTGCCTGGCTGTTCAATTTCCTGCTGGTGGACGGGAAGATGCGCGCCATCTTCGCCATGCTGCTCGGCGCCTCCACGCTGCTGGTCATGGAATCCGCCGAGATGTCCGGCCGGGACGGTATGCGTGCGCATCGCCTGCGGATGCTGTGGCTGCTGCCGATCGGCCTCGCGCATCATCTCCTGCTGTGGTCGGGAGACATCTTGCTGATGCTGGCCCTTTGCGGACTCATCGCGACGCTCTTCGTGCGGCTGGAGACGCTGGGCCTCATCAAGCTCTCGCTGGGGCTGCTCGTCCTGCAGACCATCATCGATCTGTCCGTCACGCTGCCGGGTTTCGGCGTCCGTGCGGCAGCCGCGGCGCCCGGCGCATCCGCCGCTGCCGTGGCGCGCTGGCAAGGATATGCCGATCAGCTGGGTATCGGCGAGAGTGGCGCCGTCGCCCGGGAAATCATCCGCTATCGGTCCGGCTATGGCGAGATCTTCGGCGAGCGCTTCGCGTCCTTCGCGAGCGACATGCTTGGTCAGCTCGTCTATTTCCTGCCGGAAATGCTGGCCTTTACCGCGCTTGGCATGGCGATGCTGAAGGGCGGTTTCCTGGCCGGACAATGGGCGGTTTCCCATTATCAGGCGACGTGGCGCCGCGCCTTGCTGGTGGGGCTGGTCCCCATGGGCGGGCTGGCGATCTGGGTGCTCGTCTCGCATGATCCTCTGGCGGCCCAGTCGGCGGCTTTCGGCTGGTCCATTCCCCTGCGCCTTCCCATTGCCGTGGGACTGGCGGCGCTCGCCATGGGAATCGCGGCTGCCCGGTCCCAGTCACTGCCCGTGCGGCTCATCGAGTCGGTCGGTCGTCTGGCCTTGTCCAACTATCTGCTCACGAGCCTCGCGATGACCACGCTCTTCTACGGTTATGGTGCGGGTCTGTTCGGCCGGCTGGACCGGGCGGGCCTCATGCTCGTGGCCGTGGCCATGATGGCCGTGATGATCGCCTGGTCCACACTGTGGCGTCGTCAGTTCGGGCAGGGGCCTGCCGAACGGCTGTGGCGCTGGGCAGCCCGCCGATCCGGCTGA
- a CDS encoding methyltransferase domain-containing protein: MPLERKALIRSAFAAAAGQYDAHAPVQRAVAEDLAAWAGAARPAPPERILEIGCGTGLLTAELRRRWPQADLTATDLAPEMVDATARRCPGVETMVMDGEAPAFREAAFDMIVSSLTFQWFEDLPAALSRLRGLLRPGGSLFFSTLGAESFSGWRTAYQQANITVGLPVYPDAGELRAMLSAIATGAEVREGHYRLPSVGGLALMRHFRAIGAQVPHRGYRPLPPSALRRVVDHFDRSGGETLYHVLFGRIDNG, translated from the coding sequence ATGCCCCTCGAACGCAAGGCACTGATCCGATCCGCCTTTGCCGCCGCTGCCGGGCAATATGACGCGCACGCCCCGGTCCAGCGCGCGGTCGCCGAGGATCTGGCAGCCTGGGCAGGCGCGGCACGCCCCGCTCCGCCGGAGCGGATTCTGGAGATCGGATGCGGGACAGGTCTCCTTACTGCCGAGCTCCGCCGCCGCTGGCCGCAGGCAGATCTCACCGCCACCGATCTGGCACCGGAAATGGTGGATGCCACTGCCCGGCGATGCCCCGGCGTGGAGACGATGGTGATGGACGGCGAGGCCCCGGCCTTCCGCGAAGCCGCGTTCGACATGATCGTCTCCAGCCTGACGTTCCAGTGGTTCGAAGATCTCCCCGCCGCCCTTTCCCGCCTTCGGGGGCTGCTTCGGCCGGGCGGCAGCCTGTTCTTCTCGACCCTGGGCGCGGAGAGCTTCTCCGGCTGGCGCACGGCATATCAACAGGCAAATATCACGGTCGGCCTTCCCGTCTATCCGGACGCAGGAGAATTGCGGGCGATGCTGAGCGCGATCGCCACCGGCGCCGAGGTCCGGGAGGGCCATTATCGCTTGCCATCCGTCGGGGGGCTCGCTCTCATGCGCCATTTCCGCGCGATCGGCGCGCAGGTGCCTCATCGGGGCTACCGGCCTCTCCCGCCCTCCGCTCTACGCCGCGTTGTCGATCATTTCGACCGGAGCGGCGGCGAGACGCTTTATCATGTTCTGTTCGGACGCATCGACAATGGCTGA
- a CDS encoding GNAT family N-acetyltransferase, producing the protein MADTSPTPRIRPATRHDVPALAALKLRCFRETFLEDFAVPYPPADLGVFERTAYGEPTIAAEISASDHATWVCEAGDGALVGYAHAGPCKLPHPDVTDRSGELYQLYLRRDAQGMGLGRRLVTTALDWLDEHFPGPLWLGVWSGNARAIAVYQSLGFRKAGEYQFMVGNHRDDEYILRRD; encoded by the coding sequence ATGGCTGACACTTCGCCCACCCCTCGCATCCGGCCTGCGACGAGGCATGACGTACCCGCGCTGGCCGCCCTGAAGCTGCGCTGCTTTCGCGAGACGTTCCTGGAGGACTTCGCCGTCCCTTACCCACCCGCCGACCTCGGCGTCTTCGAGCGGACGGCCTATGGAGAACCCACCATCGCTGCGGAGATCAGCGCGTCGGATCACGCCACATGGGTCTGTGAGGCAGGGGACGGTGCGTTGGTCGGCTATGCGCATGCCGGGCCGTGCAAGCTGCCGCACCCCGATGTGACGGACAGGTCAGGCGAGCTGTACCAGCTCTACCTGCGGCGGGATGCACAGGGCATGGGGCTCGGGCGGCGATTGGTCACCACCGCGCTCGACTGGCTCGATGAGCATTTCCCGGGGCCGCTCTGGCTGGGCGTCTGGTCCGGCAATGCGCGCGCGATTGCGGTGTATCAGTCGCTCGGCTTCCGGAAGGCAGGGGAATATCAGTTCATGGTCGGCAATCACCGCGACGATGAATATATCCTGCGGCGCGACTGA
- the purL gene encoding phosphoribosylformylglycinamidine synthase subunit PurL, with amino-acid sequence MSTNTPAITPQIVADHGLTPEEYDRIVQAIGREPNLTELGIFSVMWSEHCSYKSSRIHLKKLPTKAPWVICGPGENAGVIDIGDGQAAIFKMESHNHPSYIEPYQGAATGVGGILRDVFTMGARPVANMNALRFGRPDHPRMKHLIAGVVRGIGGYGNCVGVPTVGGETNFHPAYDGNILVNAMTVGVAETDKIFYSAASGVGNPIVYVGSKTGRDGIHGATMASADFGEDSEEKRPTVQVGDPFTEKLLIEACLELMASDAIVAIQDMGAAGLTSSSVEMASKGGVGIRLDMDKVPQREAGMTAYEMMLSESQERMLMVLKPGREAFAEAIFRKWELDFAVIGEVTDTGRMVLVHHGETVCDIPLGPLADDAPVYDRPHVPTPTLAPLATVPDSADPAADLLRLMGSPDLASRRWIWEQYDHMVGADTLQRPGGDAAVVRVHGTSKGLAISTDCTPRYCFADPVEGGKQAIAECWRNITAVGATPLATTDCMNFANPQRPEIMGQFVGCIEGMAQACTALDFPIVSGNVSLYNESKATGGGSAILPTPAIGGVGLLGDIDRMCTIAFKGTGDIILLVGERHGDLGQSLWLRECHGIEGKDAGPPPRVDLETERRTGTFIRSAIQCGAITACHDVSDGGVAVAVAEMALASGIGAILDQPLSGTAAQTYFAEDQGLYVITARDVALVELLSQAEAQGIEVARLGRTIANRVIFELPQSDHAVSLADLRKAHEGFFPALMDAEI; translated from the coding sequence ATGTCGACCAACACGCCCGCCATCACGCCCCAGATCGTCGCGGATCATGGGCTCACGCCGGAAGAATATGACCGAATCGTCCAGGCGATCGGTCGAGAGCCCAATCTGACCGAGCTGGGCATCTTTTCCGTGATGTGGAGCGAGCATTGCTCGTACAAGTCGAGCCGCATCCATCTGAAGAAGCTGCCGACAAAGGCGCCCTGGGTGATCTGCGGGCCCGGCGAGAATGCCGGCGTGATCGACATCGGCGATGGGCAGGCCGCCATCTTCAAGATGGAGAGCCATAACCACCCCAGCTATATCGAGCCTTATCAAGGCGCCGCGACCGGCGTGGGCGGCATCCTGCGCGACGTGTTCACCATGGGCGCCCGTCCCGTCGCGAACATGAATGCACTGCGTTTCGGCCGCCCCGATCATCCCCGGATGAAGCACCTCATCGCGGGCGTGGTGCGCGGCATTGGCGGCTATGGCAATTGCGTCGGCGTGCCCACGGTGGGCGGCGAGACCAACTTCCATCCGGCCTATGACGGCAACATCCTCGTCAACGCCATGACGGTGGGCGTGGCCGAGACCGACAAGATCTTCTATTCGGCCGCTTCGGGCGTCGGCAATCCGATCGTCTATGTCGGTTCCAAGACCGGGCGGGACGGTATTCACGGCGCGACCATGGCCTCGGCCGACTTCGGCGAGGACAGTGAGGAGAAGCGGCCCACCGTGCAGGTGGGCGATCCGTTCACGGAGAAGCTGCTGATCGAGGCGTGCCTCGAACTCATGGCGTCCGATGCCATCGTCGCCATTCAGGACATGGGCGCCGCGGGCCTCACCTCATCCTCGGTCGAAATGGCCAGCAAGGGCGGCGTCGGCATCCGGCTGGACATGGACAAGGTTCCCCAGCGCGAAGCGGGCATGACGGCCTATGAGATGATGCTCTCGGAAAGCCAGGAGCGCATGCTCATGGTGCTCAAGCCGGGCAGGGAGGCTTTCGCGGAAGCCATTTTCCGCAAATGGGAGCTGGACTTCGCCGTGATCGGCGAAGTGACCGATACCGGGCGGATGGTGCTCGTCCATCATGGCGAGACGGTGTGCGACATTCCGCTGGGCCCGCTTGCCGATGACGCGCCGGTCTATGACCGGCCCCATGTCCCCACGCCCACACTCGCGCCGCTCGCGACAGTGCCGGACAGCGCTGATCCCGCCGCCGACCTGCTCAGGCTGATGGGCTCGCCGGACCTCGCCTCGCGCCGGTGGATCTGGGAGCAGTATGACCATATGGTCGGCGCCGACACGCTGCAGCGCCCGGGTGGCGATGCAGCCGTGGTGCGCGTCCACGGCACCAGCAAGGGCCTGGCGATCAGCACGGACTGCACGCCGCGCTACTGTTTCGCCGATCCGGTCGAAGGCGGAAAGCAGGCGATCGCCGAATGCTGGCGCAACATCACGGCGGTTGGCGCCACGCCGCTCGCCACGACGGACTGCATGAACTTCGCCAACCCGCAGCGCCCCGAGATCATGGGCCAGTTCGTGGGCTGCATCGAGGGCATGGCGCAGGCCTGCACCGCGCTCGATTTCCCCATCGTGTCCGGCAATGTCAGCCTCTACAATGAGTCGAAGGCCACCGGAGGGGGCAGCGCCATCCTGCCGACACCGGCGATCGGCGGCGTCGGGCTGCTCGGCGATATCGATCGTATGTGCACGATCGCGTTCAAGGGCACGGGCGACATCATCCTGCTGGTCGGCGAGAGGCATGGCGATCTCGGCCAGTCGCTCTGGCTGCGCGAATGCCATGGCATCGAAGGAAAGGACGCCGGGCCACCACCGCGCGTCGACCTCGAGACAGAACGCAGGACCGGCACCTTCATTCGCAGCGCCATCCAGTGCGGCGCCATCACCGCCTGCCATGACGTGTCGGACGGCGGCGTCGCGGTCGCCGTCGCGGAAATGGCGCTGGCGAGCGGCATCGGCGCGATCCTGGACCAGCCGCTTTCGGGCACTGCCGCGCAGACCTATTTCGCCGAGGACCAGGGCCTCTATGTCATTACGGCGCGCGATGTCGCGCTGGTCGAGCTGCTCAGCCAGGCAGAGGCGCAAGGCATCGAGGTCGCGCGGCTGGGGCGGACGATCGCCAACCGGGTGATCTTCGAGCTGCCGCAGAGCGACCACGCTGTTTCGCTGGCCGACCTGCGCAAGGCTCATGAAGGTTTCTTCCCGGCCCTGATGGACGCGGAGATCTGA
- a CDS encoding nuclear transport factor 2 family protein, whose product MLRHSLAALALLSLAAPMPAQAQEPVTGVDNPEALFTDSDPVLHRNKQAALHIMRELLQCNHWSDAGQWLTERYIQHNPNVVSGLAPVMKYFGSRPRTEPCGPLKTPIVAVFAQGDLVSVVMGRTLPHPTEPGKTYSTSWFDMWRFVDGKADEHWDAAELARPRPAPPAK is encoded by the coding sequence ATGCTTCGTCATTCGCTCGCGGCCCTCGCCTTGCTCAGCCTTGCAGCGCCCATGCCCGCCCAGGCGCAGGAGCCTGTCACCGGAGTCGACAATCCGGAGGCACTCTTCACGGACAGCGACCCCGTTCTACACCGCAACAAACAGGCTGCGCTCCACATCATGCGGGAATTGCTGCAGTGCAATCACTGGAGCGACGCCGGGCAATGGCTCACGGAGCGCTACATCCAGCACAATCCGAATGTCGTGTCCGGCCTTGCGCCGGTCATGAAATATTTTGGCAGCCGGCCGCGGACCGAACCTTGCGGCCCCTTGAAGACGCCCATTGTCGCCGTCTTCGCGCAGGGTGACCTCGTCTCCGTCGTGATGGGCCGAACTCTCCCTCACCCGACCGAGCCCGGCAAGACCTACTCGACCAGCTGGTTCGACATGTGGCGCTTCGTGGACGGCAAGGCCGACGAGCATTGGGACGCGGCAGAACTGGCCCGGCCCAGACCCGCACCGCCGGCGAAATGA
- a CDS encoding exodeoxyribonuclease VII small subunit — translation MADSAETQMLSFEDALRRLEAIVQQLERGDVPLEQSITLYEEGDRLRAQCQRRLEAAQARIEQIVSNAGGDATKTAPYPVE, via the coding sequence ATGGCTGACAGCGCCGAAACCCAGATGTTAAGCTTCGAGGATGCGCTCCGACGCCTGGAAGCCATCGTCCAGCAGCTTGAGCGCGGCGACGTGCCTCTCGAGCAGTCCATCACGCTCTATGAAGAGGGAGACCGACTGCGCGCTCAGTGCCAGCGCCGCCTTGAAGCCGCGCAGGCCCGGATCGAGCAGATCGTGAGCAATGCTGGCGGCGACGCAACCAAGACGGCTCCTTATCCGGTCGAATGA
- a CDS encoding polyprenyl synthetase family protein, protein MRIDAPPRLPAAMTAMAEAIDRQFDQCLALPEDQRARLYAAMRHSAIGGGKRLRPLLVQASCDLFNVSFESAVRTGLAVECIHVYSLIHDDLPAMDNDDLRRGKPTTHRAFDEATAILAGDCLHDLAYSILVDERTHPDPFARCELVKALAAASGPGGMAGGQMMDLIAETMAFDLATVTRMQQLKTGALILFCVEAGAILARVPEDKRVGLRGYAHDLGLAFQIADDLLDVEGDAETTGKAVGKDAVAGKATFVSLMGPAQARAQAEMLVAQAKDHLHGFGNEAALLREIADFAIARKH, encoded by the coding sequence ATGCGCATCGACGCGCCGCCCCGGCTTCCCGCAGCCATGACCGCCATGGCCGAGGCGATCGATCGCCAGTTCGATCAGTGTCTCGCGCTGCCGGAGGACCAGCGTGCCCGGCTCTACGCCGCGATGCGCCATAGCGCGATCGGCGGCGGCAAAAGGCTGCGCCCCCTGCTCGTCCAGGCGAGCTGCGACCTGTTCAACGTGTCGTTCGAGAGCGCCGTGCGCACTGGCCTCGCCGTCGAGTGCATTCACGTCTACTCCCTGATCCATGATGATCTCCCGGCGATGGACAATGACGATCTGCGCCGGGGCAAGCCGACAACGCATCGGGCCTTCGACGAAGCGACAGCCATTCTCGCCGGGGATTGCCTGCACGACCTGGCCTATTCCATCCTCGTCGACGAGCGGACGCATCCTGATCCCTTCGCGCGCTGCGAGCTGGTGAAGGCACTGGCCGCGGCGAGTGGCCCGGGCGGCATGGCGGGCGGCCAGATGATGGACCTGATCGCCGAGACCATGGCCTTCGACCTCGCCACGGTCACGCGCATGCAGCAGCTCAAGACAGGCGCGCTGATCCTGTTCTGCGTCGAGGCCGGCGCGATCCTGGCGCGGGTCCCGGAAGACAAGCGCGTCGGTCTGCGCGGCTATGCCCATGACCTCGGCCTTGCCTTCCAGATCGCGGATGATCTGCTTGACGTGGAAGGCGATGCCGAAACGACCGGAAAGGCCGTGGGCAAGGATGCCGTGGCCGGCAAGGCGACGTTCGTCTCGCTGATGGGGCCGGCGCAGGCGCGCGCACAGGCGGAGATGCTGGTCGCGCAGGCGAAGGATCATCTCCATGGCTTCGGCAACGAAGCGGCGTTGCTGCGCGAGATCGCGGACTTCGCCATCGCGCGCAAGCACTGA
- the coaD gene encoding pantetheine-phosphate adenylyltransferase: protein MVQRIGLYPGTFDPVTLGHMDIIRRGAKLVDRLVIGVTTNPSKSPLFSLEERLTMVRRECAGIADTEIDVRAFDSLLIDYARSVGASIILRGLRAVADFEYEYQMAGMNQYLDPGIETVFLMADVALQPIASRLVKEIAYLGGDISRFVPPTVRDDMLARIAARKT, encoded by the coding sequence ATGGTACAGCGCATCGGCCTTTATCCCGGCACCTTCGATCCGGTCACGCTCGGCCATATGGACATCATCCGGCGCGGCGCGAAGCTGGTCGACCGGCTGGTCATAGGCGTCACAACCAATCCCAGCAAATCGCCTCTGTTCAGCCTGGAAGAGCGGCTGACGATGGTGCGCCGGGAATGCGCAGGCATTGCCGACACCGAGATCGACGTGCGCGCGTTCGATTCGCTGCTGATCGATTATGCCCGCTCGGTCGGCGCATCGATCATCCTGCGCGGTTTGCGCGCGGTTGCCGATTTCGAGTATGAATATCAGATGGCCGGCATGAATCAGTATCTCGATCCGGGCATCGAGACGGTATTCCTGATGGCGGACGTTGCGCTGCAGCCGATCGCCTCGCGCCTGGTCAAGGAAATCGCGTATCTGGGCGGCGATATCAGCCGGTTCGTGCCGCCCACGGTGCGGGACGACATGCTGGCCCGGATCGCGGCCAGAAAGACGTGA
- a CDS encoding peptidylprolyl isomerase has product MMRVSRLIGPALAVALLATGVTPAFAQRTGADVLKEAEMAARARKDADALRDEAEKTAVKPVTAMAPVTPENVWVLELSDGKRVRVLLRPDIAPSHVERIKSLTRQGFYNGLAFHRVIDGFMAQGGDPKGDGTGGSELPDLKQEFNWLPHMRGTVSMARAESEDSANSQFFIMLMPRLQLDNKYTVFGRVIDGMAGVDAIAKGEPPATPTKIVRAWIEGDQQAAAPAPGGHPAG; this is encoded by the coding sequence ATGATGCGTGTTTCCCGTCTGATCGGCCCTGCCCTGGCCGTCGCCTTGCTGGCAACCGGCGTCACGCCGGCCTTCGCGCAGCGCACGGGCGCGGACGTTCTCAAGGAAGCGGAAATGGCCGCCCGCGCGCGCAAGGATGCCGACGCGCTGCGTGACGAGGCCGAGAAAACCGCCGTGAAGCCGGTCACCGCCATGGCGCCGGTCACGCCGGAGAATGTCTGGGTGCTGGAGCTTTCCGATGGCAAGCGGGTGCGCGTCCTGCTGCGCCCGGACATCGCGCCCAGCCATGTCGAGCGGATCAAGTCACTGACGCGGCAAGGCTTCTATAACGGTCTCGCTTTCCATCGCGTGATCGATGGTTTCATGGCGCAGGGCGGCGATCCCAAGGGCGACGGCACCGGCGGCTCGGAATTGCCGGACCTCAAGCAGGAATTCAACTGGCTCCCGCACATGCGTGGCACCGTTTCGATGGCCCGCGCGGAAAGCGAGGACAGCGCCAACAGCCAGTTCTTCATCATGCTGATGCCGCGCCTGCAACTCGACAACAAATATACCGTCTTCGGCCGGGTGATCGACGGGATGGCCGGCGTGGACGCCATCGCCAAGGGCGAGCCTCCCGCGACGCCAACCAAGATCGTCCGTGCATGGATCGAGGGCGACCAGCAGGCCGCGGCGCCGGCGCCCGGCGGGCATCCGGCGGGATAA